One genomic region from Pyxicephalus adspersus chromosome 1, UCB_Pads_2.0, whole genome shotgun sequence encodes:
- the AMIGO1 gene encoding amphoterin-induced protein 1: protein MRLPCVFWPQLSWAFSLCFLETIISIIPKSGASPLNCRGICVCASDVISCSRKDLAVVPSGLPKYIAMLDLSHNNLARLRADWTTYPLKSLITLLLSHNHITFVSSEAFHLTPNLRNLDLSCNKLRILEENAFSALENLEVLFLYGNKIADIDRSAFDEMKHLQKLYLSHNSVQRFPLELVKDGNKLPELTLLDLSCNQIKVLPVKQLRALPAWLSNRLYLHGNQLTCNCELYGLFWHWHVRQLASARDFREDLLCYLPSQQQTSPVSVLSLNGSESMNCSVVRETGMEAHLKETVTLNCDTKQRGVNLIWVTPGNEWIQKHIDGTEGNRTIDVLSNGSLQIKQIRLEDKGTYTCYAQGDVLNETLYVTLTVFNFTQHVHQDTLNTAYTTLVGCVASVILVLIYLYMTPCRCWCRPGDRGQGEDRDSIRSSVLSATPNHETTSEKAVLNRHVAFLDPPGELHGQNGKLKPNGSQEVTRTKGHQLQPSSPHRKLSDPGSISSVFSDTPIVV from the coding sequence ATGAGGCTGCCCTGTGTCTTCTGGCCACAACTGTCCTGGGCCTTCAGTCTTTGTTTTTTAGAAACAATTATATCAATTATACCAAAATCAGGAGCATCTCCACTTAATTGCCGGGGGATCTGTGTCTGTGCAAGTGATGTTATTAGTTGTTCTAGGAAGGACCTGGCAGTGGTTCCAAGTGGTTTACCAAAGTATATAGCAATGTTAGACCTTAGTCACAACAACCTAGCAAGACTACGGGCTGATTGGACTACATATCCACTAAAGTCACTTATAACATTATTGTTGTCACATAATCATATAACATTTGTATCTTCTGAAGCTTTTCATCTGACCCCAAACCTACGGAATCTCGATTTATCCTGTAATAAACTGCGCATACTCGAGGAAAATGCATTTAGTGCTCTGGAAAACCTGGAAGTACTATTTCTGTATGGGAATAAAATAGCAGATATTGATCGCAGTGCATTTGATGAAATGAAGCATTTACAAAAGTTATATCTAAGTCATAATTCAGTGCAACGCTTTCCTTTAGAACTGGTAAAGGATGGCAATAAATTGCCAGAACTGACATTACTCGATCTTTCTTGTAATCAAATAAAAGTCCTACCAGTAAAACAGCTTCGGGCACTGCCTGCCTGGCTGAGCAACAGGTTATATCTACATGGAAATCAACTGACCTGCAATTGTGAATTATATGGACTTTTTTGGCACTGGCATGTACGTCAATTGGCATCTGCTAGAGATTTCAGAGAAGATTTACTGTGTTATCTACCTTCCCAGCAACAGACTTCCCCTGTGAGTGTATTGTCCCTCAATGGTAGTGAGAGTATGAATTGTAGTGTTGTAAGAGAGACTGGAATGGAGGCACATCTAAAGGAGACAGTTACCCTAAATTGTGACACTAAACAAAGAGGTGTGAACCTAATTTGGGTTACTCCTGGCAACGAATGGatacaaaaacacattgatgGAACAGAGGGAAATCGTACCATAGATGTGCTTAGCAACGGCAGTCTTCAAATAAAACAGATTCGATTGGAAGACAAAGGGACATATACTTGTTACGCCCAAGGGGACGTTCTAAATGAGACTCTATATGTTACACTTACTGTATTCAATTTTACACAGCATGTCCACCAGGATACACTAAATACAGCATACACTACTTTAGTGGGATGTGTGGCAAGTGTTATATtagtattaatttatttatacatgacaCCATGTCGCTGCTGGTGTCGGCCTGGTGATAGGGGTCAAGGGGAGGACAGGGATAGCATCCGCTCTTCAGTCCTCAGTGCCACCCCCAACCATGAAACTACTAGTGAAAAGGCAGTTCTCAATCGTCATGTGGCTTTTCTGGATCCTCCTGGAGAACTGCACGGTCAGAATGGTAAATTAAAACCTAATGGTTCACAAGAAGTAACTAGAACAAAAGGCCATCAGCTACAACCATCATCACCACACCGAAAGTTGTCAGATCCAGGGTCTATTAGTTCAGTATTTTCTGACACTCCAATTGTGGTGTGA